Proteins found in one Pontibacter sp. SGAir0037 genomic segment:
- a CDS encoding Glu/Leu/Phe/Val dehydrogenase, translating into MLYKEPAPIKDRENPFESMMSRFNIAAEILGLDDETYNVLKSPTRQVIVNIPVTMDDGKVRVFEGFRVMHSNILGPSKGGIRYAPDVFLDEVKALAAWMTWKCAVVDIPYGGAKGGIVCDPYAMSAGEIERLTRGYTASLIDIFGPDQDIPAPDMGTGPREMAWLMDEYSKTKGSTVQGVVTGKPLVLGGSLGRVEATGRGVMVSAMAAMGKLGMNPEKSTAVVQGFGNVGTWAAKLMAERGVKILGISDVSGAYWNDKGINIEEAIDFKNAHGGRLEGFKGAEKMDPDELLTSKVDVLVPAAVEDVITIRNVDKIQAKLIVEGANGPTSYKADNIINEKGIMVVPDILANSGGVTVSYFEWVQNRMGFKWTLDRVNERAARIMNESFERVYAASQKYNVPMRIAAYIVAIDKVAMTYKYRGGF; encoded by the coding sequence ATGTTATACAAAGAACCTGCACCCATAAAAGATAGGGAAAACCCTTTCGAATCGATGATGTCGCGTTTTAATATTGCGGCAGAAATTCTAGGACTGGATGATGAGACATACAATGTCTTGAAATCGCCTACTCGTCAGGTGATTGTAAATATACCTGTTACCATGGATGATGGGAAGGTGCGCGTGTTTGAAGGCTTCCGGGTGATGCACTCTAATATTCTGGGCCCCTCTAAAGGAGGTATCCGTTATGCGCCGGATGTGTTTCTGGATGAGGTGAAAGCCCTGGCCGCCTGGATGACCTGGAAATGTGCCGTGGTGGATATTCCGTATGGTGGTGCAAAAGGAGGCATCGTTTGCGATCCCTATGCCATGTCGGCTGGTGAAATCGAGCGCTTAACAAGAGGGTATACAGCTTCTCTGATCGATATTTTCGGACCAGACCAGGATATTCCTGCTCCGGATATGGGTACAGGACCACGTGAAATGGCCTGGCTGATGGACGAATACTCTAAAACCAAAGGGTCTACCGTGCAAGGAGTAGTCACAGGTAAACCGCTGGTATTGGGTGGTTCTTTAGGCAGAGTAGAGGCCACAGGACGTGGCGTAATGGTATCGGCGATGGCTGCTATGGGTAAACTGGGAATGAATCCTGAAAAATCTACGGCTGTAGTGCAGGGCTTCGGAAACGTAGGCACCTGGGCGGCTAAACTAATGGCAGAGCGAGGGGTGAAAATTTTAGGTATAAGCGATGTAAGCGGTGCCTATTGGAACGATAAAGGTATTAATATAGAAGAGGCAATCGACTTCAAAAACGCTCACGGTGGCCGCCTCGAAGGATTTAAAGGTGCCGAAAAGATGGACCCGGACGAGCTGCTGACTTCTAAAGTAGATGTATTGGTGCCTGCTGCGGTAGAAGATGTTATCACTATCCGGAATGTAGACAAGATACAAGCCAAGCTGATAGTGGAGGGAGCTAACGGGCCAACCTCGTACAAAGCAGATAACATCATCAACGAAAAAGGTATTATGGTGGTGCCGGATATTCTGGCTAACTCAGGTGGGGTAACAGTATCTTACTTTGAGTGGGTGCAAAACCGCATGGGCTTTAAGTGGACGTTAGACCGCGTAAACGAACGTGCGGCACGTATCATGAACGAATCTTTTGAGCGGGTATATGCTGCTTCTCAGAAATATAATGTGCCAATGCGCATTGCTGCCTACATTGTTGCCATCGATAAAGTGGCTATGACTTACAAGTATCGTGGCGGATTCTAA
- a CDS encoding phosphatidylserine decarboxylase family protein: MKIHKEGRRILLFTLLILIVLNLLLYNFNAGNSTFNKIFTGISVVVFLLILQFFRSPYRNLLLHEDLIVAPADGKVVVIEETEETEYFKDKRKQISIFMSPINVHVTRNPVSGIVKYFKYHPGNYFVAWHPKSSTQNERTTVVVESTAGPEVLFRQIAGAMARRIVWYVKEQDEVSQGEEFGFIKFGSRVDIFLPLDTEVKVQLGQKTKGGQTVIAQLKTETPTLFG; this comes from the coding sequence ATGAAAATTCATAAAGAAGGAAGAAGGATACTACTGTTTACTTTACTCATCCTGATCGTCCTGAACCTCTTGCTTTACAATTTTAATGCAGGTAACAGCACCTTTAACAAAATTTTCACCGGTATCTCTGTTGTAGTATTCCTGCTGATTCTGCAATTTTTCAGAAGCCCTTACCGTAACCTGTTGCTGCACGAAGACCTGATTGTAGCGCCTGCAGACGGTAAAGTAGTAGTTATAGAAGAAACAGAGGAAACCGAATACTTCAAGGATAAGCGTAAGCAAATATCCATTTTTATGTCGCCTATAAACGTACACGTTACCCGGAATCCTGTTTCAGGTATTGTGAAATATTTTAAGTATCATCCTGGTAATTACTTTGTGGCGTGGCATCCAAAATCAAGTACTCAAAACGAGCGTACAACAGTTGTGGTAGAATCTACTGCCGGTCCGGAGGTTCTTTTCCGCCAGATTGCCGGAGCTATGGCGCGCCGTATTGTGTGGTATGTAAAAGAGCAGGATGAGGTAAGCCAGGGCGAGGAATTCGGCTTTATCAAGTTCGGATCGCGTGTAGACATCTTTCTGCCGCTGGATACCGAAGTAAAAGTGCAGCTGGGCCAGAAAACAAAAGGCGGACAGACTGTAATCGCCCAGTTAAAAACAGAAACACCAACATTGTTCGGATAA
- a CDS encoding GAF domain-containing protein, with product MAESLIVDQTLTKEEKYKALLPQIEALVTGETDLIANISNLVAALKQGFDFFWVGVYFNKEDQLVLGPFQGPIACTRIPYHKGVCGACYTRRQTIVVPDVEAFPGHIACSSDSKSEIVVPVIKDGEVKLVLDVDSDKLNDFDEVDQQYLEQLMQLVASWY from the coding sequence GTGGCAGAATCACTTATAGTAGACCAAACCCTCACAAAAGAGGAAAAATACAAAGCTCTTTTACCTCAGATAGAAGCATTGGTAACAGGCGAAACAGATTTAATTGCCAATATTTCCAATCTTGTAGCTGCTTTAAAACAAGGTTTCGACTTCTTCTGGGTTGGAGTGTATTTTAATAAAGAAGACCAGCTGGTTCTGGGGCCGTTTCAGGGGCCTATTGCCTGCACCCGGATTCCTTATCATAAAGGAGTGTGCGGAGCCTGCTATACCCGCCGGCAGACTATAGTTGTACCCGATGTGGAAGCTTTTCCGGGCCATATTGCCTGTAGCAGCGATTCTAAATCGGAGATTGTAGTACCTGTTATAAAAGACGGCGAGGTAAAACTGGTACTGGATGTCGACAGCGATAAATTAAACGATTTTGACGAGGTAGATCAGCAATACCTGGAGCAACTTATGCAACTGGTTGCAAGCTGGTACTAA
- the ribD gene encoding bifunctional diaminohydroxyphosphoribosylaminopyrimidine deaminase/5-amino-6-(5-phosphoribosylamino)uracil reductase RibD, protein MSDKLYMQRALDLARIGSGYTSPNPMVGCVIVHEGQIIGEGWHRQYGAPHAEVNAVASVEDKSLLPKSRVYVTLEPCSHYGKTPPCADLLISHGIKDVVICNTDPNPVVAGRGIKKLFEAGAQVKVGILEEEGLELNKRFFTFHAQKRPYIILKWAETADGFVAGPNCEQVQISGKLAQRLVHKWRSEEQAIMVGTRTAIFDNPRLNTRLWSGKNPLRIVIDRQLQLPEQAHLFDKSQPTVVYNYKKQDQEHENLRYVLMNEQEPLLRQMMQDLYQHQILSVMVEGGTYLLNSLLEESLWDEANVFKSAEKMLGEGIKAPIMAHQFLHTSQTLGSDVLFHYKKIVSSSI, encoded by the coding sequence ATGTCAGACAAACTATACATGCAGCGCGCCCTGGACTTGGCCAGGATTGGTAGTGGCTACACCAGTCCGAACCCTATGGTAGGCTGTGTAATTGTGCATGAAGGGCAGATAATTGGCGAAGGCTGGCACAGACAGTATGGTGCGCCACATGCAGAAGTAAATGCTGTTGCTTCTGTGGAAGATAAAAGCCTTTTACCAAAGAGCCGGGTATATGTAACACTGGAACCCTGCTCCCACTATGGCAAAACGCCGCCTTGTGCCGATCTGCTCATCAGCCACGGTATAAAGGATGTCGTGATTTGCAATACGGATCCTAACCCGGTGGTAGCGGGCAGAGGTATAAAGAAACTGTTCGAGGCAGGTGCACAGGTAAAAGTAGGTATACTGGAAGAAGAGGGGCTGGAATTAAATAAGCGCTTCTTTACCTTTCATGCCCAAAAGCGACCTTACATTATACTAAAATGGGCTGAAACGGCCGATGGATTTGTAGCAGGCCCTAATTGCGAGCAAGTACAGATAAGCGGAAAGCTGGCGCAGCGGCTTGTGCATAAGTGGCGGTCGGAAGAGCAGGCTATTATGGTAGGCACACGCACTGCTATTTTTGATAACCCGCGCCTGAACACCCGGCTCTGGAGTGGCAAAAATCCCTTACGGATTGTTATAGACAGACAGCTGCAACTGCCGGAGCAGGCGCACTTATTCGATAAAAGCCAGCCTACAGTAGTTTACAACTATAAAAAGCAGGACCAGGAGCACGAGAACCTTCGTTATGTATTAATGAACGAACAGGAGCCACTGCTCCGGCAAATGATGCAGGACCTGTACCAGCACCAAATTCTGTCTGTTATGGTAGAGGGCGGCACTTACCTGCTTAACAGCTTGTTGGAAGAGAGCCTGTGGGATGAGGCCAATGTATTTAAGAGTGCCGAGAAAATGCTTGGAGAAGGAATTAAAGCGCCAATAATGGCCCACCAGTTCCTGCACACCTCTCAAACTTTAGGCTCGGATGTATTGTTTCATTATAAAAAGATAGTAAGTAGTAGTATATAA
- the prmC gene encoding peptide chain release factor N(5)-glutamine methyltransferase, protein MPTVQQIQQHIKESIEEVYASPENGAIAQLVLEHVLQKSRLQLSLGQQEEVSSANASEVDSIIHRLQQHEPVQYILGVAHFYDMELQVDERVLIPRPETEELVHLVIKDHQGQENLKIMDICTGSGCIPLALAANIEGSTIYGLEVSGGALEVAKANAAKYNLQVEWLHQDIFEPLPAIIAPGSLDIITSNPPYVLEEEKQLMRTNVLDFEPHLALFVPDTDPLKFYKRITQVAKELLHKGGHLYFEINERYGAETCAFLLQEGYTQAEVKQDLFQKDRIVVATL, encoded by the coding sequence GTGCCAACCGTCCAGCAAATCCAGCAGCATATAAAGGAAAGTATAGAAGAGGTATATGCATCGCCCGAAAACGGTGCCATTGCACAGCTGGTGCTGGAGCATGTGTTGCAAAAATCGCGGTTGCAGCTCAGCCTGGGCCAGCAGGAGGAGGTAAGCAGTGCCAATGCTTCAGAAGTTGATAGTATCATACACCGCCTGCAGCAGCACGAGCCGGTGCAGTATATATTAGGCGTAGCGCATTTCTATGATATGGAACTGCAGGTAGACGAGCGTGTACTGATACCAAGGCCGGAAACAGAAGAGCTGGTGCATCTGGTGATAAAAGACCATCAGGGGCAGGAAAATCTAAAAATAATGGATATCTGCACGGGCAGTGGCTGTATCCCCTTAGCGCTGGCTGCCAATATAGAAGGCTCCACTATCTATGGTCTGGAAGTATCTGGGGGAGCACTGGAAGTGGCAAAGGCAAATGCTGCTAAGTATAACCTGCAGGTAGAATGGTTGCACCAGGATATCTTCGAGCCTTTGCCAGCTATTATAGCGCCAGGGTCTTTGGATATTATTACGAGTAATCCGCCCTATGTGCTGGAGGAGGAAAAGCAGTTGATGCGAACAAATGTGCTGGATTTTGAACCACATCTGGCGCTTTTCGTACCCGATACGGATCCGCTTAAGTTTTACAAAAGAATAACACAAGTAGCCAAAGAACTACTACATAAAGGCGGACATTTGTACTTTGAAATTAATGAACGCTATGGTGCGGAAACCTGTGCCTTTCTGCTGCAGGAAGGATATACACAGGCTGAAGTGAAGCAGGACCTGTTTCAGAAAGACAGAATAGTAGTGGCTACCCTATAG
- the galE gene encoding UDP-glucose 4-epimerase GalE, giving the protein MKKILVTGGAGYIGSHTVVELQEAGYAPIIIDNFSNSEESALEGIAAILGKEIPCYRVDCTDAVAMRQVFEQEQDIQGVIHFAAYKAVGESVAEPLKYYHNNVGSLVALLQVMSEFNVYNLVFSSSCTVYGIPDKLPVTEQTPVQKANSPYGNTKKICEEILSDLAASGAEMNSIALRYFNPIGAHPSARIGELPLGVPSNLVPFITQTAIGIREQVTVFGSDYDTPDGTCIRDYVHVVDLAKAHVVAIDRLLEGKVDKLEFYNVGTGNGNTVLEAIQAFELATGVKLNYKIGPRRAGDVPKIYADVTKATEVLGFKTTSTLEEAMASAWKWQVSLKESTTEA; this is encoded by the coding sequence ATGAAGAAAATTTTAGTAACAGGTGGAGCTGGTTATATAGGTTCTCATACAGTGGTAGAACTGCAGGAGGCGGGTTATGCGCCTATTATTATAGATAACTTTTCTAATTCAGAGGAAAGTGCTTTGGAAGGTATTGCAGCTATTCTGGGGAAAGAGATACCTTGCTACAGAGTAGATTGCACCGACGCTGTGGCTATGAGACAAGTGTTTGAGCAGGAGCAGGATATACAGGGAGTTATTCATTTTGCGGCTTACAAAGCTGTAGGAGAGTCGGTAGCAGAACCGCTGAAGTACTACCACAACAATGTGGGCTCGCTGGTTGCCCTGTTGCAGGTAATGAGTGAGTTTAACGTATATAACCTCGTGTTCTCTTCTTCCTGTACGGTGTATGGTATACCTGATAAACTTCCTGTTACGGAACAAACGCCGGTACAGAAAGCGAACTCTCCGTACGGCAACACGAAAAAGATTTGTGAGGAAATTCTCTCAGACCTTGCTGCCAGTGGAGCGGAAATGAATTCTATCGCGCTGCGTTACTTTAACCCGATTGGCGCACATCCTTCTGCCCGTATAGGGGAATTGCCACTAGGCGTTCCAAGCAACCTGGTGCCTTTTATTACACAAACAGCCATTGGCATACGGGAGCAAGTAACCGTTTTCGGTAGCGACTACGATACCCCCGACGGCACCTGTATCCGGGATTATGTGCACGTGGTAGACCTGGCAAAGGCGCATGTGGTAGCAATAGACAGACTGCTGGAGGGAAAGGTAGATAAGCTGGAATTCTATAATGTAGGTACCGGTAACGGTAATACTGTGCTGGAAGCCATCCAGGCATTTGAGCTGGCAACAGGCGTGAAGCTGAATTATAAAATAGGACCGCGCCGCGCAGGTGACGTGCCTAAAATATATGCCGATGTAACCAAAGCAACAGAAGTGCTTGGCTTTAAAACAACCAGTACGCTCGAAGAGGCCATGGCAAGCGCCTGGAAATGGCAGGTATCACTTAAAGAATCTACAACAGAAGCTTAA
- the rfbB gene encoding dTDP-glucose 4,6-dehydratase, which yields MKILITGGAGFIGSHVVRLFVNKYPDYQIFNLDKLTYAGNLANLADIEEKENYQFLKGDIVDADWLDEIFTTYKFDAVVHLAAESHVDRSITDPLAFVQTNVIGTVNLLNTARKHWKENLQDHLFYHISTDEVYGSLGEDGLFTEETAYDPRSPYSASKASSDHFVRAYYHTYGLHVKVSNCSNNYGPNHFPEKLIPLAIHNIKNEKPVPVYGKGENIRDWLYVLDHARAIDVIFHEGKVGDTYNIGGINEWRNIDLIELLCDVMDEKLGREKGQSRQLITFVKDRAGHDLRYAIDSSKLVNELGWKPSVTFEEGLAKTVDWYLQNSEWLDNVTSGNYQSYYEQQYVNR from the coding sequence ATGAAAATTTTAATCACAGGTGGAGCGGGCTTTATCGGCTCTCATGTAGTAAGGCTATTTGTAAATAAGTACCCTGACTACCAAATATTTAATCTGGATAAACTTACCTATGCCGGTAATCTGGCAAACCTGGCGGATATTGAGGAAAAAGAAAACTACCAGTTTCTGAAGGGCGATATTGTAGATGCTGACTGGCTGGACGAGATATTTACAACCTATAAATTTGATGCTGTTGTACACCTGGCTGCTGAGTCGCATGTAGATCGTTCTATTACAGACCCGCTTGCCTTTGTGCAGACAAACGTTATTGGTACGGTGAACCTGCTCAATACGGCCCGTAAGCACTGGAAAGAAAATCTGCAGGACCACCTATTTTACCATATTTCTACCGATGAGGTATATGGTTCGCTAGGAGAGGATGGCCTCTTTACAGAGGAAACCGCTTATGATCCACGCTCACCTTATTCTGCTTCTAAAGCCAGTTCTGATCATTTTGTAAGAGCCTACTACCATACCTACGGCCTGCATGTAAAGGTATCGAACTGCTCTAACAACTATGGCCCAAATCACTTTCCCGAGAAGCTGATCCCATTGGCTATCCATAACATTAAAAATGAAAAGCCTGTGCCGGTGTACGGCAAAGGCGAAAATATCCGCGACTGGTTGTATGTGCTCGATCATGCCCGTGCCATCGATGTTATCTTCCACGAAGGTAAAGTGGGCGACACCTACAATATTGGGGGTATAAATGAATGGCGTAATATCGACCTGATAGAGCTGCTGTGTGATGTAATGGACGAAAAGCTGGGCAGAGAGAAAGGACAGTCCCGCCAGCTGATCACTTTTGTAAAAGACCGTGCCGGACATGATTTGCGCTATGCCATTGATTCTTCGAAACTGGTAAACGAGCTGGGCTGGAAGCCTTCTGTAACGTTTGAAGAAGGCCTTGCCAAAACCGTAGACTGGTACCTGCAAAATTCGGAGTGGCTGGATAATGTTACTTCGGGCAATTACCAGTCTTACTACGAGCAGCAGTATGTAAATCGCTAA
- the rfbA gene encoding glucose-1-phosphate thymidylyltransferase RfbA has protein sequence MKGIILAGGSGTRLHPLTLAVSKQLMPVYDKPMIYYPLSTLMLAGIKDILIISTPHDLPLFERLLGDGSHLGCSFSYAVQEEPNGLAQAFVIGEEFVGSDKAALILGDNIFYGSGMSKLLQSNNNPDGGVVYAYHVHDPERYGVVEFDASNVAISIEEKPKQPKSHYAVPGLYFYDNDVIDIAKNLEPSPRGEYEITDVNKEYLRRGKLKVGILDRGTAWLDTGTIQSLMQAATFVQVVEERQGLKIGSIEEVAYRMGFIDAEQLQRIAEPLRKSGYGEYLLSILK, from the coding sequence ATGAAGGGAATCATACTTGCCGGAGGCTCTGGTACCAGGCTTCACCCGCTTACCTTGGCTGTTAGTAAACAACTAATGCCTGTTTACGACAAACCTATGATCTATTATCCGCTGTCTACGCTGATGCTGGCCGGTATAAAAGATATCCTGATTATTTCGACACCGCACGATCTGCCTTTGTTTGAGCGCTTGTTAGGCGATGGTAGCCACTTAGGCTGCAGCTTTAGCTATGCGGTGCAGGAGGAGCCAAACGGCCTGGCGCAGGCATTTGTAATCGGTGAAGAGTTTGTAGGCAGCGATAAAGCAGCATTAATATTGGGCGATAATATTTTCTATGGTTCCGGTATGAGTAAACTGCTGCAGAGCAACAACAACCCGGACGGCGGTGTGGTGTATGCCTACCATGTGCACGATCCGGAGCGTTACGGGGTGGTAGAATTTGATGCAAGTAATGTGGCCATTTCTATAGAGGAGAAGCCAAAGCAGCCGAAGTCTCATTATGCTGTTCCCGGCTTGTATTTCTACGACAACGATGTAATTGATATTGCAAAGAACCTGGAACCAAGCCCTCGTGGAGAGTACGAGATTACGGATGTAAATAAAGAGTATCTGCGCCGGGGAAAGCTGAAGGTAGGTATACTGGATCGTGGTACAGCCTGGCTCGATACAGGTACGATTCAGTCGCTGATGCAGGCTGCTACTTTTGTGCAGGTAGTAGAGGAGCGGCAGGGGCTTAAGATCGGTAGTATCGAAGAAGTAGCCTATCGCATGGGTTTTATTGATGCCGAGCAGCTGCAGCGTATAGCAGAACCTTTGCGCAAAAGCGGTTATGGCGAATATCTGCTGAGTATTTTAAAATAA
- the chrA gene encoding chromate efflux transporter: MSLRYYIFLKDVLVLALTAFGGPQAHIAMMFKLLVDKRRYLTEQELIELNALCQILPGPTSTQTVTAIGFKIGGPNLAYLTLIVWLLPATIVMTAAAVTINYLQEQNISLHFLRIIQPMAVGFVCYAAYMIGLKVIHTKTATVIMVISAIIAYFFNSPWIFPVLLLAGGAVTAFRFKRHPLEPKNKIHIQWANFILFGAVLITAAVVGKATNSLPVRLFENFYRNGSLIFGGGQVLIPLMYTEFVDFKHYLSGQEFLSGYAIMQALPGPVFSFCSYIGALSMRSHGIGGQLLGSIVATVGIFLPGTFLIFFVIRFWDELKKYRVIRASLEGISAVSTGMVMAAAILLFRPLDPSYLNIFVVAATFALLMFTKVPAPLLILGGLVLGFVV; encoded by the coding sequence ATGAGTTTGCGCTACTATATTTTCCTGAAAGATGTTCTGGTTCTGGCCTTAACGGCTTTCGGAGGTCCGCAGGCTCACATTGCCATGATGTTTAAGCTACTGGTAGATAAGCGCCGCTACCTTACAGAGCAGGAGCTGATAGAGCTTAATGCCCTCTGCCAGATTCTTCCCGGCCCTACTTCTACCCAGACTGTTACGGCTATAGGCTTTAAAATAGGTGGCCCAAACCTGGCTTATCTGACCCTGATCGTTTGGTTACTGCCAGCCACTATTGTAATGACGGCCGCAGCCGTTACCATCAATTACCTGCAGGAGCAAAACATATCGCTTCACTTTTTACGGATCATACAACCCATGGCCGTTGGCTTTGTCTGCTATGCCGCCTACATGATCGGTTTAAAAGTTATTCATACCAAAACAGCTACTGTTATCATGGTAATATCAGCCATTATAGCCTATTTCTTTAACTCTCCCTGGATTTTCCCGGTGCTGCTGCTTGCCGGTGGGGCAGTCACGGCTTTCCGGTTTAAAAGGCATCCGCTGGAACCTAAAAACAAGATACATATACAGTGGGCAAATTTTATCTTGTTTGGCGCCGTACTGATAACTGCCGCCGTGGTAGGCAAGGCTACAAACAGTTTGCCTGTTCGTTTGTTCGAGAACTTTTACCGGAATGGCAGCCTGATCTTTGGTGGCGGGCAAGTGCTTATCCCGCTGATGTATACCGAGTTCGTTGATTTTAAGCATTACCTCAGCGGCCAGGAATTTCTTTCAGGTTATGCTATTATGCAGGCGCTCCCCGGTCCAGTGTTCTCTTTCTGCTCTTATATTGGTGCACTGTCTATGCGCAGCCACGGTATTGGAGGGCAACTGCTAGGTTCTATTGTTGCAACGGTGGGCATCTTCCTGCCAGGCACTTTCCTTATCTTCTTTGTAATTCGTTTTTGGGATGAGCTAAAAAAATACCGTGTTATACGGGCTTCGCTGGAAGGCATCAGTGCTGTAAGCACGGGGATGGTAATGGCTGCAGCAATTCTGCTGTTTCGCCCCCTCGACCCCAGCTACTTGAACATATTTGTTGTAGCCGCCACCTTTGCCCTGCTCATGTTTACAAAGGTACCAGCCCCACTTCTGATTCTCGGCGGGCTGGTGCTGGGGTTTGTGGTATAA
- a CDS encoding isopenicillin N synthase family oxygenase: MSEILFDEVPSLDLADFTSGDAEQRAQFVKKLGDAYQNIGFIALRNHGLSDDLTERLYATVKKFFALPDEIKQKYEVLELAGQRGYVGKGREKAKGFNTGDLKEFYHVGQDLEGIPDSDPIKEEYPANIWPEEVPELKEVTLEAYSKLEAAGKQVLRAIALHLELPENYFDEKVKYGNSILRPIHYFPIEDPDSVPADAVRAAEHGDINLITLLMGASADGLQVLRRDGKWIPITALPEQVVVNVGDMLARHTNNKLKSTIHRVVNPPRELMHTSRYSIPFFMHPRSEMDLTCLESCINEQNPKAYPDATAGEFLNERLIELGLKKA; encoded by the coding sequence ATGAGCGAAATATTATTTGATGAGGTTCCTTCTCTGGACCTTGCCGATTTTACATCAGGCGATGCCGAACAAAGAGCGCAATTTGTGAAGAAGCTGGGCGACGCCTACCAGAACATCGGTTTTATTGCTTTGCGCAACCATGGCCTAAGCGATGACCTTACCGAAAGACTGTATGCTACTGTTAAGAAATTCTTTGCCCTGCCAGACGAGATTAAGCAAAAGTATGAAGTACTGGAGCTTGCCGGCCAGCGTGGCTACGTAGGCAAGGGAAGAGAAAAAGCAAAAGGTTTTAACACCGGCGATTTAAAGGAGTTCTACCATGTAGGCCAGGATTTGGAAGGTATTCCAGACTCAGATCCTATCAAAGAAGAATATCCTGCCAATATCTGGCCTGAAGAAGTTCCGGAGCTGAAAGAAGTTACATTAGAAGCTTACAGTAAACTAGAGGCTGCGGGCAAGCAGGTACTGCGCGCAATTGCTTTGCACCTGGAGCTGCCGGAAAATTATTTCGATGAGAAAGTGAAGTATGGCAACAGCATTCTGCGCCCTATCCACTACTTCCCGATAGAAGACCCGGATAGCGTGCCTGCCGATGCAGTACGCGCTGCAGAGCATGGCGATATTAACCTGATTACCCTGCTGATGGGTGCCAGTGCAGATGGCCTGCAAGTACTGCGCCGCGATGGCAAATGGATTCCGATTACAGCGCTGCCAGAGCAGGTAGTGGTAAACGTTGGCGATATGCTGGCCCGCCACACCAATAACAAGCTGAAGTCTACTATTCACCGGGTGGTAAACCCGCCACGTGAGCTGATGCATACTTCGCGCTATTCTATTCCGTTCTTTATGCACCCACGCTCCGAAATGGACCTTACCTGCCTTGAGAGCTGCATAAACGAGCAGAACCCTAAGGCTTACCCGGATGCTACGGCAGGCGAGTTCCTGAACGAACGCCTGATTGAGCTTGGGCTGAAAAAGGCTTAA
- the floA gene encoding flotillin-like protein FloA (flotillin-like protein involved in membrane lipid rafts) codes for MENFSLLFLIAGAIILLMIFLYFVPISLWITALFSGVRVGLLELVFMRIRKVPPSLIVNSMINATKAGIDVTTTELETHYLAGGNVPNVIKALISADKANIPLSFKQATAIDLAGRNVFEAVTTSVNPKVINTPNVAAVAQDGIQLIAKARVTVRANIMQLVGGAGEETILARVGEGIVTSIGSSASHKSVLENPDIISKLVLQKGLDAGTAYEILSIDIADIDVGENIGAKLQIDQAGADLKVAEAKAEERRAMAVAVEQEMKAKAQEARASVIAAEVEIPQAISAAFRSGNLGIMDYYKMQNIQSDTDMRNSIASPSNQNANRSKDDK; via the coding sequence ATGGAAAATTTCTCATTACTGTTTCTGATTGCAGGTGCTATCATCCTGCTCATGATATTTTTATACTTCGTTCCGATCAGCCTTTGGATCACGGCCTTGTTCTCGGGGGTGCGGGTAGGCCTGCTGGAACTGGTATTTATGCGTATCCGTAAGGTGCCGCCAAGCCTTATTGTAAACTCTATGATCAACGCGACGAAAGCAGGCATAGATGTTACTACCACAGAGCTGGAGACACACTACCTGGCTGGTGGCAATGTGCCGAATGTGATAAAAGCTCTGATCTCAGCCGACAAAGCCAATATTCCACTCTCGTTTAAACAAGCCACAGCCATCGATCTTGCTGGCCGCAACGTGTTCGAAGCGGTAACAACATCTGTAAACCCTAAAGTAATCAACACTCCTAATGTGGCTGCCGTTGCTCAGGATGGTATACAATTAATTGCCAAAGCCCGTGTAACCGTGCGCGCCAACATTATGCAGCTGGTAGGCGGTGCAGGCGAAGAGACTATCCTGGCCCGTGTTGGCGAAGGCATTGTTACCTCTATCGGCTCATCTGCTTCACACAAGAGCGTGCTGGAGAATCCGGATATTATTTCTAAACTGGTACTACAAAAAGGACTGGATGCCGGTACAGCTTACGAAATACTCTCCATTGATATTGCCGATATTGATGTGGGTGAAAACATTGGCGCAAAGCTACAGATAGACCAGGCTGGAGCCGATTTAAAAGTAGCAGAGGCAAAAGCAGAAGAACGTCGTGCCATGGCTGTTGCCGTAGAACAGGAAATGAAAGCGAAAGCCCAGGAGGCACGCGCCTCTGTAATTGCGGCTGAAGTAGAAATTCCGCAGGCTATCTCAGCTGCTTTCAGAAGCGGTAACCTGGGCATTATGGATTACTATAAAATGCAGAATATCCAGTCCGATACCGATATGCGCAATTCGATTGCGAGCCCTTCAAACCAAAACGCAAACAGATCCAAAGACGACAAGTAG